In Ptychodera flava strain L36383 chromosome 17, AS_Pfla_20210202, whole genome shotgun sequence, one genomic interval encodes:
- the LOC139116030 gene encoding zinc finger protein 112-like — translation MQHCTSEADQILVYTRQGLQCGSKSDASKLLKYAHDEDRNITVGSNDADVFDSGSDWNDDDDDLDEADMANEESVLTNKHREADIKEVKCKIENEEQEETDIPELLTGSNDMIVFGNDDRGNMADVVKTLTPANLFCPHLYDTGSSVADMNSSRSPIQNDQSLLGEKHADLNGNINHSDAIAHNTIFHTDQNEHAEKEKSKVIKRKSFKCEFCGESFPRNHLLQKHKNHEHGDKIQGYSSSNCDEKQKYLCSECNCEFGSKGLLQDHLSVHYKSLQQTKGHGKTSSIGPKEMSTEQSANTWIGQILHQCDVCKKDFKLHCALKLHKQKVHGSTGGYLSCRVCKVRFSSRSLLRHHQIAKHAHRSGQDNLCCLLCKETLCSRLQLRKHMKDKHPNQHQCQICKRSFTQNRLLRDHKYRIHERKVWDCEECVAAFDDYKSLKEHRETHDQI, via the coding sequence ATGCAACACTGTACAAGTGAAGCTGACCAGATACTGGTGTACACTAGACAAGGGCTGCAATGTGGAAGCAAAAGTGATGCTAGCAAGTTGTTGAAATATGCACATGATGAAGACAGAAATATCACTGTAGGTAGTAATGATGCTGATGTATTTGATAGTGGTAGTGATtggaatgatgatgatgatgacctgGATGAGGCAGACATGGCTAATGAAGAAAGTGTGTTGACCAATAAACACAGAGAGGCTGATATAAAAGAAGTCAAATGTAAGATAGAAAATGAAGAACAGGAGGAAACAGATATTCCAGAACTTTTAACAGGGAGTAATGATATGATTGTTTTTGGGAACGATGACAGGGGCAACATGGCTGATGTAGTAAAAACCTTGACTCctgcaaatttattttgccCTCACCTGTATGATACAGGTAGCTCTGTTGCAGATATGAATTCATCACGAAGTCCCATTCAGAATGATCAAAGTTTATTAGGGGAGAAACATGCTGACTTAAACGGCAATATCAATCATTCTGATGCTATTGCCCACAACACCATATTTCACACAGACCAGAATGAACATGCTGAAAAggaaaagtcaaaggtcatcaaaaggaaatcattcaaatgtgaattttgtggaGAAAGTTTTCCAAGGAATCATCTGCTTCAGAAACACAAAAATCATGAGCATGGTGATAAAATTCAAGGTTATAGTAGCAGTAACTgtgatgagaaacaaaaatatttgtgtaGTGAATGCAACTGTGAGTTTGGAAGCAAAGGTCTTCTGCAGGACCATCTTTCAGTTCATTATAAGAGTCTTCAGCAGACAAAAGGACATGGTAAAACATCGAGCATTGGTCCAAAAGAAATGTCCACTGAACAATCAGCCAATACATGGATAGGACAGATTCTGCATCAGTGTGATGTCTGCAAGAAAGATTTCAAGCTACATTGTGCACTGAAACTTCATAAGCAGAAAGTTCATGGTTCGACCGGTGGTTATCTGTCATGCAGAGTGTGCAAAGTGAGATTTTCAAGCCGTAGTCTTTTAAGACATCATCAAATTGCTAAGCATGCACATCGCTCGGGGCAAGATAACCTCTGCTGTCTTTTATGCAAGGAAACTCTCTGCTCAAGGTTGCAGCTGAGGAAACATATGAAGGACAAACATCCAAACCAGCACCAGTGTCAGATTTGCAAAAGGTCATTCACTCAAAATAGGTTACTAAGGGATCACAAATATAGGATACATGAAAGAAAGGTATGGGACTGTGAAGAATGTGTTGCAGCATTTGATGATTACAAGTCATTGAAGGAGCACAGAGAGACACATGATCAGATTTAA